A single genomic interval of Pyrus communis chromosome 5, drPyrComm1.1, whole genome shotgun sequence harbors:
- the LOC137735134 gene encoding embryo-specific protein ATS3B-like, which yields MLFFDSSASRKSSSHSICGKSSNMFGALFLLLQVCFLFTLSQAKLSIIRPEAAAKDFNVSKIPNAGTCSYTAIITTSCSSTRYTRDQISISYGDAYGNQIYAPRLDDPSSRTFELCSTDTFDIYGPCAYQICYLYLYRTGPDGWKPEYVKIYGHNSRAVTFTYNTFIPKDLWYGFNWCNAAPSSAQKSAQRWPMFAIAGLIGFLIL from the exons ATGCTTTTCTTTGACTCCTCCGCATCCCGCAAGTCGTCGTCGCATTCTATCTGCGGCAAATCATCAAACATGTTCGGAgcactctttcttcttctccaagttTGCTTTCTTTTTACGCTCTCACAAGCCAAGCTAAGCATCATACGGCCGGAAGCCGCCGCCAAGGACTTCAACGTCAGCAAAATCCCG AACGCGGGGACTTGTTCTTATACGGCGATTATAACTACGAGCTGCTCCTCGACGAGGTACACGAGGGATCAGATCAGTATCTCCTATGGGGATGCTTATGGAAATCAG ATTTATGCTCCGCGACTGGATGATCCATCTTCGAGAACATTTGAACTGTGTTCTACAGACACATTCGATATATACGGCCCCTGTGCATACCAAATCTGCTACTTGTACCTCTACAGAACCGGACCGGATGGTTGGAAGCCTGAGTATGTGAAAATCTATGGTCACAATTCCAGGGCAGTTACATTTACCTACAATACCTTCATTCCCAAAGATCTTTGGTACGGGTTTAACTGGTGCAACGCCGCCCCCTCTTCCGCCCAGAAATCTGCTCAGAGATGGCCTATGTTTGCCATAGCCGGGCTTATTGGTTTTCTTATATTGTAA